Proteins from a single region of bacterium:
- a CDS encoding thioredoxin domain-containing protein, whose translation MPPDGGTEFNRLIFEQSPYLLQHARNPVDWFPWSEAAFEKARIEDKPIFLSIGYSTCHWCHVMEHESFEDDAVAELLNTHFVCIKVDREERPDIDQIYMAVTQALTGHGGWPMTVILTPDKKPFFAGTYFSKHSKYGRSGMMELLPALSKAWKERRDDVVSSADQITQLLRNMPSETSDENLDESVFDTAFDQFSQQFDTHHGGFGNAPKFPTPHNLSFLLRYWRRSEKSEALTMVEKTLKAMRHGGMYDHIGFGFHRYSTDAKWLVPHFEKMLYDQAMLAIAYVEAYQATRNDFYKKTAEEIFTYVLRDLRYPEGGFYSAEDADSEGVEGKFYVWTRDELKQILDDNELKLAEEIFNVTSDGNYHDEASHEQTGTNILHITKDLDVLAFQSGCSENEFNTKLESVRRKLFDVRERRVHPFKDDKILTDWNGLMIAAFAKGAAVFDNPDYAAMAKNAADFILHNMRDQNGRLFKRWRQGEAGLPACADDYAMMIWGLIEIYEATFEEKYLRSAVELNTMFLEHFWDEENGGLYFTPDDGETLITRLKEIYDGAVPSGNSVAALNLIRLSRLTGDLSLAEKSSHIGRAFARNIGHVPMAHAQFLIAHDFLPSKEIVIVGDPDAEDTQKMIRALNELFLPNKVVLLRKTNSDELFAITPFTKSYTMINSKATVYVCEDFACKTPTNEVKKMIELLK comes from the coding sequence TTGCCGCCCGACGGCGGAACGGAATTTAACCGGCTGATTTTCGAACAAAGTCCTTACCTGCTTCAACATGCGCGAAATCCCGTCGACTGGTTTCCGTGGAGCGAAGCGGCCTTTGAAAAAGCGCGCATAGAAGATAAACCCATTTTTCTATCGATAGGTTACTCCACGTGCCATTGGTGTCACGTGATGGAACATGAATCGTTTGAAGACGATGCGGTGGCTGAACTCCTGAATACGCATTTTGTGTGTATCAAAGTCGATCGCGAAGAACGTCCGGATATCGATCAGATTTACATGGCGGTCACGCAGGCTTTGACGGGTCACGGCGGATGGCCGATGACGGTGATTCTTACGCCTGATAAAAAACCGTTTTTTGCCGGAACGTATTTTTCGAAACATTCGAAGTACGGGCGTTCGGGCATGATGGAGTTGCTGCCGGCGCTTTCCAAAGCTTGGAAAGAAAGGCGCGACGACGTCGTCAGTTCGGCCGATCAGATCACGCAATTGCTGAGAAATATGCCGTCGGAAACGTCCGATGAAAATCTTGATGAAAGCGTTTTCGATACCGCTTTCGATCAATTTTCGCAGCAATTCGATACGCACCACGGCGGATTCGGCAACGCGCCGAAATTTCCAACGCCGCATAACTTGTCATTTCTGTTGCGATATTGGCGGCGTTCCGAAAAGTCGGAAGCACTAACGATGGTGGAAAAAACTTTGAAAGCGATGCGTCATGGCGGAATGTACGATCACATCGGTTTTGGATTTCATCGCTATTCTACCGACGCGAAATGGCTCGTCCCGCATTTTGAAAAGATGCTGTACGATCAAGCGATGCTGGCAATAGCGTACGTCGAAGCGTATCAGGCCACGCGCAACGATTTCTATAAAAAAACAGCGGAGGAAATTTTTACGTATGTGCTACGCGACTTGCGGTACCCCGAAGGAGGATTTTATTCCGCCGAAGACGCCGACAGTGAAGGCGTGGAAGGGAAATTTTACGTCTGGACCCGTGATGAACTGAAGCAAATTCTGGATGACAATGAATTGAAATTGGCCGAAGAGATTTTCAACGTAACGTCCGACGGAAATTATCACGACGAAGCTTCTCACGAACAAACCGGAACCAATATTCTGCACATCACCAAAGATTTGGACGTGTTGGCTTTTCAATCAGGCTGCAGTGAAAATGAGTTCAATACAAAACTTGAATCCGTTCGCCGGAAACTTTTTGACGTACGAGAGCGCCGCGTGCATCCTTTCAAAGACGACAAAATTCTGACGGATTGGAATGGGCTGATGATCGCAGCATTCGCCAAAGGCGCGGCCGTTTTCGATAATCCTGATTACGCCGCCATGGCCAAAAATGCCGCTGATTTTATTCTGCACAATATGCGCGATCAAAACGGACGTTTGTTTAAGCGCTGGCGACAAGGCGAAGCCGGTTTGCCCGCTTGTGCCGACGATTACGCCATGATGATCTGGGGTTTGATTGAAATTTACGAAGCGACATTCGAAGAAAAATATCTCCGATCGGCGGTGGAATTAAACACGATGTTTCTCGAACATTTCTGGGATGAAGAAAACGGCGGATTATATTTTACACCTGACGACGGCGAAACTCTGATCACGCGCCTGAAAGAAATATATGACGGCGCGGTTCCGTCGGGCAATTCCGTCGCGGCCTTGAATCTGATTCGCCTGAGCCGTCTGACCGGCGACTTATCGCTCGCCGAAAAAAGTTCACACATAGGCCGTGCGTTTGCCCGCAATATCGGTCACGTTCCGATGGCCCATGCACAGTTTCTGATTGCTCACGATTTTTTGCCGTCTAAAGAAATCGTCATCGTCGGCGATCCGGATGCGGAGGACACGCAAAAAATGATCCGCGCGCTGAATGAATTATTTTTACCCAACAAGGTTGTTTTACTGAGGAAAACAAATTCAGACGAATTGTTCGCCATCACGCCATTCACAAAATCGTACACGATGATCAATTCAAAAGCCACAGTCTATGTGTGTGAGGATTTTGCTTGTAAGACGCCGACGAATGAAGTAAAGAAAATGATTGAGCTCTTGAAATAG
- a CDS encoding NAD(P)-dependent alcohol dehydrogenase: MIRAYAAFDKKTELKPFEFALPPLTDMDVAIAVKYCALCHSDIHLIDGDWSIAKYPLVPGHEIIGQIAQAGKNVTGFSEGQWVGVGWQSGSCGHCAQCTHGMEHLCATGKKRTCVNGFGGLSEKVIIDHRFVYAIPDRFDMISAAPLMCAGLTVFSPLERLLKPDAKRVGVIGIGGLGHLAVQMAKAMGAEVYAFDSVSEKAKLAEALGAIPVHDPKSTPPMNLILSTSSAQLDWNFWMERLDFNGVFCMIGYPPGDVAVANDHLLDGQKSITGSVIGSPATMRRMLQFCLQHSIRPHIETMPFSRVNEALDRVRAGKVNFRMVLENDWK, encoded by the coding sequence ATGATACGAGCCTACGCCGCTTTCGACAAAAAAACAGAACTGAAGCCGTTTGAATTTGCACTCCCACCGCTCACGGATATGGATGTGGCTATTGCCGTAAAATATTGCGCGTTGTGTCACAGCGATATTCACCTGATCGACGGCGACTGGAGTATTGCAAAATATCCGCTCGTACCCGGGCATGAAATTATCGGACAAATCGCTCAGGCAGGAAAAAATGTTACCGGCTTTTCGGAAGGCCAATGGGTCGGCGTGGGATGGCAATCCGGTTCGTGCGGCCATTGCGCGCAATGTACACACGGTATGGAACATCTCTGCGCCACCGGAAAAAAAAGAACCTGCGTCAACGGTTTCGGAGGTTTGTCAGAAAAAGTTATTATCGATCACCGGTTCGTATATGCAATCCCTGATCGTTTCGACATGATTTCTGCTGCGCCGCTGATGTGCGCAGGATTGACAGTGTTTTCGCCATTGGAAAGATTATTGAAGCCGGACGCGAAACGTGTCGGCGTCATCGGCATCGGCGGGCTTGGCCACCTCGCCGTGCAAATGGCCAAAGCCATGGGCGCAGAAGTTTATGCCTTCGATAGCGTTTCCGAAAAAGCAAAATTAGCCGAAGCGCTCGGCGCCATCCCCGTTCACGATCCGAAATCCACACCGCCGATGAATTTGATTTTATCGACGTCTTCAGCGCAACTCGACTGGAATTTCTGGATGGAACGTCTCGACTTTAACGGCGTCTTTTGTATGATCGGTTATCCGCCGGGTGATGTTGCCGTCGCCAATGACCATTTATTGGACGGACAAAAATCCATTACCGGCAGCGTGATCGGAAGTCCGGCGACGATGCGGCGGATGTTACAATTTTGTTTGCAACACTCCATCCGGCCGCATATCGAAACGATGCCTTTTTCACGTGTAAACGAAGCGCTCGATAGAGTTCGTGCAGGAAAAGTCAATTTCAGAATGGTTCTTGAAAACGATTGGAAATGA
- a CDS encoding GPP34 family phosphoprotein encodes MLSLPEKLFLLSLDDQKEVHFSVSWAVLSVSIAGALVMELALRGKIHIDASQRITLIETTSCGDELLDDVLKSLLKKRTNQTMNLWVSTLLEKFSKLKIKERLLQNLNRKGVLQREEKLLFGVVPYNRYSLGGKTVRDNIQHELQSVIEKTKAPDESNVMLLSLLQSCHLYHRICPSVQESMVPRSRREYEEMLASA; translated from the coding sequence ATGCTCAGCTTACCCGAAAAATTATTCCTATTATCGCTTGACGATCAAAAAGAAGTTCACTTTTCCGTTTCGTGGGCTGTGTTGTCCGTGTCAATAGCCGGAGCGTTGGTGATGGAACTGGCGTTACGCGGGAAGATACATATCGATGCCTCGCAGCGTATTACGTTGATCGAAACTACTTCTTGCGGCGATGAATTGCTCGATGACGTCTTAAAATCCCTCCTCAAAAAAAGAACCAACCAAACGATGAATCTTTGGGTGAGTACATTGCTGGAAAAATTTTCAAAATTGAAAATCAAAGAACGGCTTTTGCAAAACCTGAACCGCAAAGGGGTGTTGCAAAGAGAAGAAAAATTACTGTTCGGTGTTGTTCCTTATAATCGTTACTCACTTGGTGGAAAAACGGTACGTGATAACATTCAACATGAACTGCAATCCGTCATCGAAAAAACAAAAGCTCCCGACGAAAGTAATGTGATGTTGTTATCATTGCTGCAATCCTGTCACTTGTATCACCGCATTTGCCCATCCGTTCAGGAATCGATGGTTCCGCGCTCAAGACGCGAATATGAAGAAATGCTTGCCAGCGCGTAA
- a CDS encoding SpoVR family protein produces MRELPDDLKLLQEEIEGYARGYGLDFFTQIFEVLDYDEINMVAAYGGFPTRYPHWRFGMEYEQLAKGYEWGLQKIYEMVINNDPCYAYLLESNGYVDQKIVMAHVYGHNDFFKNNYWFAHTNRKMMDEMANHATRVRRYIERYGLEEVESFIDICLPIENLIDSHSPYIQRSRDLQEPNEMPADEPLTVKKLKSKDYMDDFINPKEFIAEQLKKLTEEQEKKKNFPEQPEKDILAFLIEYAPLTNWQRDILSIVREEAYYFAPQGMTKIMNEGWASYWHSKIMTERAAHDHEIIDYADHCAGVLATSGGRLNPYKLGIELLRDIEDRWNKGKFGREYDECTDLVELQRWDKNLGLGRKKIFEVRKLYNDVMFLDEFLTPEFCERMKLFTFEFNSSTDQYEIADREFKKVKQKLLFQLTHHGLPYLSVVDGNFENRAELLLQHKYESIELKIDEARATMESVYKIWKRPVNVTTVINNEETILTFDGNNHTEKRSNYNRLAG; encoded by the coding sequence ATGCGTGAATTACCCGATGATCTGAAATTATTGCAGGAGGAGATCGAGGGCTATGCGCGCGGTTACGGTCTCGATTTTTTTACCCAGATTTTTGAAGTGCTCGACTACGACGAGATCAATATGGTCGCGGCGTACGGCGGATTTCCAACGCGATATCCTCACTGGCGATTCGGCATGGAATACGAGCAATTGGCCAAAGGTTACGAATGGGGTCTGCAAAAAATTTACGAAATGGTGATCAACAACGATCCGTGTTACGCCTACCTGCTGGAATCCAATGGCTACGTCGATCAGAAAATCGTGATGGCGCACGTCTACGGCCATAATGATTTTTTCAAAAATAATTATTGGTTCGCGCACACGAACCGCAAAATGATGGACGAAATGGCGAATCATGCGACGCGCGTCCGCCGTTATATCGAGCGTTACGGTCTCGAAGAAGTCGAAAGTTTTATCGACATCTGTCTGCCGATCGAAAACCTCATCGATTCGCATTCACCGTACATTCAGCGCAGCCGCGATTTACAGGAACCCAACGAAATGCCGGCGGATGAACCTTTGACGGTCAAGAAACTGAAAAGCAAAGATTATATGGATGATTTTATCAATCCGAAGGAGTTTATTGCTGAACAGTTGAAGAAGTTGACTGAGGAGCAGGAAAAGAAAAAGAATTTTCCGGAACAGCCTGAGAAAGATATCCTGGCATTTCTGATCGAGTACGCGCCACTGACCAACTGGCAGCGCGATATTTTGTCGATCGTCCGTGAAGAGGCGTATTATTTTGCGCCTCAAGGCATGACGAAAATTATGAACGAGGGCTGGGCAAGTTATTGGCACAGCAAGATCATGACGGAACGCGCCGCGCACGATCACGAAATCATCGATTACGCCGATCATTGCGCGGGTGTGCTGGCGACGTCGGGCGGGCGGCTGAATCCTTACAAATTAGGCATCGAGCTATTGCGCGATATCGAAGATCGGTGGAACAAGGGTAAATTCGGTCGCGAGTATGATGAATGTACCGATTTAGTCGAATTGCAGCGATGGGATAAAAATCTTGGCCTTGGGCGAAAGAAAATTTTCGAAGTCAGGAAATTATATAACGACGTCATGTTTCTGGATGAATTTCTTACGCCGGAATTTTGCGAGCGGATGAAACTGTTTACGTTCGAATTCAATTCCAGTACGGATCAATATGAAATTGCCGACCGTGAGTTTAAAAAAGTAAAACAAAAATTATTATTTCAACTCACGCATCACGGATTACCGTATTTGTCTGTTGTGGACGGCAACTTTGAGAATCGCGCCGAATTGCTTTTGCAGCACAAATATGAGAGCATTGAATTGAAAATCGACGAAGCCCGCGCGACGATGGAAAGTGTTTATAAAATATGGAAACGTCCTGTGAATGTTACAACGGTCATCAATAACGAAGAAACAATTTTAACTTTCGACGGAAATAATCACACCGAAAAACGTTCGAATTATAATCGCCTTGCGGGATGA
- a CDS encoding PorT family protein, protein MRTTVCMVFLFISSVWGQTRYNAGFHGGLNFASASQSQNVKTSTRTGWIAGGLLEIVPQTSFVSFQIECHYIQKGMDFDSAGSTIHWQFNYIEIPILVRTAYRHEGFRPFAFVGPKIGFLLHSRAAIRLPDRRENIDLADVTESIELSLDGGFGLQYTRDTRVTYFAQLRFSAGLKDIDKSNARWQSRDTQLTAGVKFAVN, encoded by the coding sequence ATGCGTACGACCGTGTGCATGGTGTTTTTGTTTATTTCATCCGTTTGGGGACAAACGCGATACAATGCAGGTTTTCACGGTGGACTGAATTTTGCCAGCGCATCGCAGTCCCAAAATGTCAAAACCTCAACGCGCACAGGATGGATTGCCGGAGGTTTACTTGAGATTGTTCCGCAAACTTCCTTCGTTAGTTTCCAGATTGAATGTCATTATATCCAAAAAGGAATGGATTTCGATTCCGCCGGCAGCACTATTCATTGGCAATTTAATTACATCGAAATTCCAATTTTGGTCCGAACCGCTTACCGGCATGAAGGCTTTCGACCGTTTGCATTCGTTGGACCAAAGATAGGTTTTTTATTACATTCACGCGCCGCTATTCGATTGCCGGATCGCCGTGAAAACATTGATCTAGCCGATGTGACGGAATCGATTGAACTTTCGCTCGACGGCGGATTCGGCTTGCAATACACCCGTGACACGCGCGTTACGTACTTTGCTCAACTTCGTTTTTCAGCCGGTTTAAAAGACATCGATAAATCCAATGCCCGATGGCAGTCGCGTGATACGCAATTGACCGCCGGCGTGAAATTCGCCGTTAATTAA
- the gdhA gene encoding NADP-specific glutamate dehydrogenase, with the protein MSSDYAKNLIAQVKAKNPSEPEFHQAVEEVVESLDVVLQRHPEYRSTKILERMVEPERVVMFRVPWMDDQGEIHINRGFRIQMNSAIGPYKGGLRFHPSVNLGILKFLAFEQVFKNSLTTLPMGGGKGGSDFDPKGKSDNEVMRFCQSFMNELYRHIGPDADVPAGDIGVGGREIGFLFGQYKRLTKEFSGVLTGKGLNWGGSLIRPEATGYGAVYFAQEMLKTRGKNVAGLTFAVSGFGNVAWGAVQKIDELGGKVVTLSGPDGFVYDKDGIKGEKIEFMLKMRASARDSVKDYADEFKVEFHAGKRPWGIKVDVAMPCATQNELDDNDARTLVKNGCICVCEGANMPVTLPGFKVLHEAGILYSPGKASNAGGVATSGLEMTQNSMRLPWSREEVDQRLHQIMKNIHDTCLQTAERFGMAGNYVAGANIAGFLKVANAMLDQGLV; encoded by the coding sequence ATGTCATCCGATTATGCAAAAAACCTGATTGCACAGGTTAAAGCTAAAAATCCCAGCGAGCCGGAATTCCATCAGGCCGTTGAGGAAGTCGTCGAATCGCTGGATGTCGTATTACAACGTCATCCGGAGTACCGCTCCACCAAAATTCTGGAAAGAATGGTGGAACCCGAACGCGTCGTCATGTTTCGCGTACCATGGATGGACGACCAGGGTGAAATTCATATCAACCGCGGTTTTCGTATCCAGATGAACAGCGCGATCGGTCCGTACAAAGGCGGGTTGCGTTTTCACCCATCCGTTAATTTAGGGATTTTAAAATTTCTTGCTTTCGAACAAGTATTCAAGAATAGTCTGACAACGCTCCCGATGGGCGGCGGTAAAGGCGGATCGGATTTCGATCCCAAAGGTAAAAGCGATAACGAAGTCATGCGTTTCTGCCAGAGTTTTATGAATGAGTTGTATCGCCATATCGGTCCGGACGCTGACGTGCCGGCAGGCGATATCGGCGTAGGCGGCCGCGAGATCGGTTTTCTTTTTGGCCAATATAAAAGACTCACTAAAGAATTTTCCGGCGTACTTACCGGCAAAGGCTTGAACTGGGGCGGCTCACTCATCCGTCCGGAAGCGACCGGTTACGGCGCCGTTTATTTTGCACAGGAAATGCTTAAGACGCGCGGCAAAAACGTTGCCGGATTGACTTTTGCTGTTTCCGGTTTCGGAAATGTTGCGTGGGGTGCAGTACAGAAAATCGATGAACTCGGCGGTAAAGTCGTCACCCTTTCCGGTCCCGACGGATTCGTCTATGATAAAGACGGCATCAAAGGTGAAAAAATAGAATTCATGCTCAAGATGCGTGCCAGCGCGCGCGATAGCGTGAAAGATTACGCGGATGAATTCAAAGTTGAATTCCACGCCGGCAAACGCCCGTGGGGTATTAAAGTTGACGTCGCCATGCCGTGCGCCACTCAAAATGAACTTGACGACAACGATGCACGCACGCTCGTCAAAAACGGCTGCATCTGCGTCTGCGAAGGTGCGAATATGCCTGTTACGCTGCCCGGATTCAAAGTGCTGCACGAAGCCGGAATTCTCTACTCGCCCGGTAAAGCTTCCAATGCCGGCGGCGTCGCGACATCCGGATTGGAAATGACTCAAAACAGTATGCGTTTGCCGTGGTCACGTGAAGAAGTGGATCAACGCTTACATCAGATCATGAAAAATATCCACGATACATGCCTCCAAACCGCGGAACGTTTCGGCATGGCCGGCAATTACGTTGCAGGCGCCAATATCGCAGGCTTCCTGAAAGTCGCCAACGCGATGTTGGATCAGGGATTAGTATAA